From Daucus carota subsp. sativus chromosome 6, DH1 v3.0, whole genome shotgun sequence, the proteins below share one genomic window:
- the LOC108225201 gene encoding HVA22-like protein k has product MAVLGSNEVGLRMLLYPFASNVVVRTACSSVGVALPVYSTFKAIETKDQIEQQRWLVYWAAYGSFSVAETFADKLISWFPLYHHMKLAFLIWLQLPSVNGARQLYTSHIRPLFLRHQRRLDQVVGFLYTQMGKFFSAREAELQFAKAIGTKIMVSANHIVRDIIYPNQNPANSTIEAPPRPDEASNSDHDE; this is encoded by the exons ATGGCGGTGCTGGGATCTAATGAG GTTGGGCTTCGTATGCTTCTTTATCCCTTTGCTTCTAACGTTGTTGTCCGAACGGCTTG CTCTTCTGTTGGGGTAGCTCTACCTGTTTACTCTACGTTTAAGGCAATTGAGACCAAAGATCAAATTGAGCAACAAAGGTGGCTTGTATACTGGGCAG CCTATGGATCTTTCAGTGTTGCTGAAACCTTTGCGGACAAACTTATCTCATG GTTTCCATTGTACCATCATATGAAGCTTGCATTTCTAATTTGGCTTCAGCTTCCATCTGTTAAT GGGGCGAGGCAGTTGTATACAAGTCATATACGCCCTCTCTTCTTGAGGCATCAAAGAAGACTCGACCAGGTTGTGGGATTCTTATATACTCAGATG GGAAAATTTTTTAGTGCACGCGAGGCGGAATTGCAGTTTGCAAAAGCTATTGGAACAAAAATCATGGTATCag CCAATCACATTGTTAGGGATATCATTTATCCAAACCAAAATCCTGCAAATAGTACTATTGAAGCTCCACCAAGACCTGACGAAGCTTCCAATTCAGACCATGACGAATGA
- the LOC108225492 gene encoding transcription factor HBP-1a isoform X1 — protein sequence MGTGENDSASVPSMTDKGTESWKPLEKLIPNQVNRETAPVLYEYPFFPPIAAPLANPISFFPSISAPQANGNQSAATSGYPHIFLSHMNSVEDCVPTTISLGKEGKSNESRETLNKRPEGSVKIFQASEFQNTLSSGHRQSSDEYEEKNQAKMQQFLFFEKKQESDAGQKHMPNCVVSKGLDTEKIYTSQEASHGHTLISESSLHVINSETSSVLPESMVVRNTVASIFPVLEGECITDVPMQDEKELEKIRKRRANTLAARRRRIRQKQECEKLQALADELSSETSELKETLNNYSKECIRIRRENKALLEEIKEMCRPDEFANIEAQNPDREDNIPSESSSSDKCVDTGSDIEEAGSY from the exons ATGGGAACCGGTGAGAACGACTCAGCTTCTGTCCCGTCGATGACTGATAAAGGCACAGAATCTTGGAAGCCTTTAGAGAAACTTATTCCCAATCAG GTAAATCGTGAAACTGCGCCTGTCTTGTACGAGTATCCTTTTTTCCCACCTATTGCTGCCCCTCTGGCAAATCCTATCTCGTTTTTTCCTTCAATCTCTGCTCCTCAAGCAAATGGAAATCAG AGTGCTGCTACCTCAGGCTACCCTCATATATTTCTAAGTCATATGAATTCGGTTGAG GATTGTGTACCCACAACCATCTCTCTTGGGAAGGAGGGCAAGAGCAATGAGAGCAGGGAAACTTTGAACAAGAGGCCAGAAGGAAGTGTGAAGATATTTCAAGCCTCTGAATTCCAAAACACGCTATCAAG TGGACATCGTCAATCATCAGACGAATATGAAGAAAAAAATCAGGCTAAG ATGCaacaatttttgttttttgaaaaaaaacaagAATCTGATGCTGGTCAAAAGCATATGCCAAATTGTGTGGTTTCAAAAG GATTAGACACTGAGAAGATATATACGAGTCAAGAAGCATCACATGGACATACTTTAATTTCTGAATCCAGCTTACATGTGATAAACTCAGAAACATCATCTGTCTTACCGGAGTCCATGGTCGTAAGAAATACCGTGGCAAGTATCTTTCCGGTTTTAGAAGGTGAATGTATCACAGATGTCCCGATGCAG GATGAAAAGGAACTAGAAAAAATCAGGAAAAGACGTGCCAATACTTTAGCTGCTAGGAGGCGTAGAATTCGCCAAAAG CAGGAGTGTGAAAAGCTACAAGCACTTGCTGATGAATTAAGCAGTGAAACTTCAGAACTTAAAGAGACCCTGAACAATTATTCCAAAGAGTGTATCAGGATACGTAGAGAAAACAAGGCCTTGTTG GAAGAGATTAAGGAGATGTGCCGTCCAGATGAATTTGCCAATATTGAAGCTCAAAATCCAGACAGGGAGGATAATATTCCAAGTGAATCCTCGTCTTCGGATAAGTGTGTGGATACAGGTTCAGATATAGAAGAAGCTGGttcatattag
- the LOC108225492 gene encoding uncharacterized protein LOC108225492 isoform X2, protein MGTGENDSASVPSMTDKGTESWKPLEKLIPNQVNRETAPVLYEYPFFPPIAAPLANPISFFPSISAPQANGNQSAATSGYPHIFLSHMNSVEDCVPTTISLGKEGKSNESRETLNKRPEGSVKIFQASEFQNTLSSGHRQSSDEYEEKNQAKMQQFLFFEKKQESDAGQKHMPNCVVSKGLDTEKIYTSQEASHGHTLISESSLHVINSETSSVLPESMVVRNTVASIFPVLEGECITDVPMQDEKELEKIRKRRANTLAARRRRIRQKECEKLQALADELSSETSELKETLNNYSKECIRIRRENKALLEEIKEMCRPDEFANIEAQNPDREDNIPSESSSSDKCVDTGSDIEEAGSY, encoded by the exons ATGGGAACCGGTGAGAACGACTCAGCTTCTGTCCCGTCGATGACTGATAAAGGCACAGAATCTTGGAAGCCTTTAGAGAAACTTATTCCCAATCAG GTAAATCGTGAAACTGCGCCTGTCTTGTACGAGTATCCTTTTTTCCCACCTATTGCTGCCCCTCTGGCAAATCCTATCTCGTTTTTTCCTTCAATCTCTGCTCCTCAAGCAAATGGAAATCAG AGTGCTGCTACCTCAGGCTACCCTCATATATTTCTAAGTCATATGAATTCGGTTGAG GATTGTGTACCCACAACCATCTCTCTTGGGAAGGAGGGCAAGAGCAATGAGAGCAGGGAAACTTTGAACAAGAGGCCAGAAGGAAGTGTGAAGATATTTCAAGCCTCTGAATTCCAAAACACGCTATCAAG TGGACATCGTCAATCATCAGACGAATATGAAGAAAAAAATCAGGCTAAG ATGCaacaatttttgttttttgaaaaaaaacaagAATCTGATGCTGGTCAAAAGCATATGCCAAATTGTGTGGTTTCAAAAG GATTAGACACTGAGAAGATATATACGAGTCAAGAAGCATCACATGGACATACTTTAATTTCTGAATCCAGCTTACATGTGATAAACTCAGAAACATCATCTGTCTTACCGGAGTCCATGGTCGTAAGAAATACCGTGGCAAGTATCTTTCCGGTTTTAGAAGGTGAATGTATCACAGATGTCCCGATGCAG GATGAAAAGGAACTAGAAAAAATCAGGAAAAGACGTGCCAATACTTTAGCTGCTAGGAGGCGTAGAATTCGCCAAAAG GAGTGTGAAAAGCTACAAGCACTTGCTGATGAATTAAGCAGTGAAACTTCAGAACTTAAAGAGACCCTGAACAATTATTCCAAAGAGTGTATCAGGATACGTAGAGAAAACAAGGCCTTGTTG GAAGAGATTAAGGAGATGTGCCGTCCAGATGAATTTGCCAATATTGAAGCTCAAAATCCAGACAGGGAGGATAATATTCCAAGTGAATCCTCGTCTTCGGATAAGTGTGTGGATACAGGTTCAGATATAGAAGAAGCTGGttcatattag